Proteins encoded within one genomic window of Drosophila willistoni isolate 14030-0811.24 chromosome XL unlocalized genomic scaffold, UCI_dwil_1.1 Seg141, whole genome shotgun sequence:
- the LOC6641303 gene encoding homeobox protein B-H1, giving the protein MSILTQTPNEARTSPVIHPHLLQHHHLHHYHTLQHYPTAINIAAAAAVATTTAAAATSPQTSSLKPNRSRFMINDILAGSAAAAAVFYSKQQQQHNNNNNNNNNNNNNNNNNNNNNNLSNDNNNTSNNNNNNNNHHLELLEPNNVGGSSIATSPGPGQGPTAQQSLHTLHNPHAPHPHGHPHTPTHHTHYPHPHPHPHPHAHAHPHSHPHHTKLNVAQYAAAMQQHYAAAAAAAAARNAAAAAAAVAHQAQAQGQPVGPASLSHHHHHHHHHQQQQQQQQQQHQHPLLSSLPPNSAELDDSSDYQEENDDCDSDDPGMGNGGGRGGVGGGGEGSSIGGHMDDHSVCSNGGKDDDGNSIKSGSTNDMSGLSKKQRKARTAFTDHQLQTLEKSFERQKYLSVQERQELAHKLDLSDCQVKTWYQNRRTKWKRQTAVGLELLAEAGNFAAFQRLYGGSPYLGAWPYAAAAGAGAAAAAAAAHGAPSHSSIDIYYRQAAAAAAMQKPLPYNLYAAAGVPSAAAPFSHLSASSSLSSLSSYYQSAAAAAAGAGAVAVVGGGAAGGGAGAAGPPISLTPGMKPLTSTPPSVTASPPHPPSTPSPTLNPGSPPGRSVDSCSQAQSDDEDQIQV; this is encoded by the exons ATGAGCATACTCACTCAGACACCAAACGAAGCGAGAACATCGCCGGTAATTCATCCGCATTTGCTGCAACATCATCATTTGCATCATTATCATACGTTGCAACATTATCCGACGGCCATCAATAT agcagcagcagcagcagtagcaacaacaacagcagcagcagcaacatcaccGCAAACATCAAGTCTTAAGCCAAATCGTTCGCGTTTCATGATCAATGATATATTGGCTGGATCAGCGGCAGCGGCTGCTGTTTTTTATAgcaaacagcaacagcagcacaacaataacaacaacaacaacaataataataataataataacaataacaacaacaacaacaataatctAAGCAATGACAATAATAataccagcaacaacaacaacaacaacaacaatcatcATTTGGAACTTTTGGAGCCAAACAATGTGGGAGGATCATCGATAGCAACATCACCCGGACCAGGGCAAGGACCAACAGCACAACAATCCCTTCATACGCTTCACAATCCGCATGCACCGCATCCGCATGGTCATCCGCATACGCCAACGCATCATACGCACTATCCGCATCCGCATCCGCATCCGCATCCGCATGCACATGCCCATCCACATTCGCATCCGCATCATACCAAACTAAATGTGGCCCAATATGCCGCTGCCATGCAACAACATTATgccgctgcagcagcagcagctgctgcacgtaatgccgctgccgctgcagCTGCGGTCGCCCATCAGGCTCAAGCTCAGGGTCAACCCGTTGGCCCAGCATCTTTGTcccaccatcatcatcatcatcatcatcaccaacaacaacaacaacaacaacagcagcagcaccaacaccCACTTCTATCATCATTGCCACCAAACTCAGCCGAATTGGATGACAGTAGCGACTATCAGGAGGAGAATGACGATTGCGATAGCGATGATCCTGGCATGGGCAATGGTGGAGGACGCGGCGGAGTTGGAGGCGGCGGTGAAGGCTCCAGCATCGGTGGACACATGGACGATCACAGCGTTTGTAGTAATG GTGGCAAAGATGATGATGGCAATAGCATTAAGAGCGGCTCCACCAATGATATGAGTGGATTGAGTAAAAAGCAACGCAAAGCTCGCACCGCCTTCACGGATCATCAATTGCAGACACTGGAAAAGTCCTTCGAACGTCAGAAATATCTAAGTGTGCAGGAGCGTCAGGAATTGGCACACAAATTGGATTTGAGTGATTGTCAGGTGAAGACCTGGTATCAGAATCGTAG AACTAAATGGAAACGTCAAACAGCTGTGGGTCTGGAACTTTTAGCCGAGGCTGGCAATTTCGCTGCCTTCCAGCGTTTATATGGCGGCTCACCGTATTTGGGTGCCTGGCCGTATGCGGCTGCTGCCGGCGCTGGggccgctgccgccgccgctgccgcccATGGGGCACCATCGCATTCGAGCATCGACATCTATTATCGCCAGGCTGCCGCAGCGGCTGCCATGCAGAAACCTCTGCCCTATAATCTCTATGCGGCAGCCGGGGTACCCTCAGCGGCTGCCCCCTTCTCTCATCTATCCGCCTCCAGTTCGTTGTCATCGTTGAGTAGCTACTATCAGAGTGCGGCTGCTGCGGCGGCAGGTGCCGGAGCTGTGGCCGTGGTCGGTGGTGGTGCCGCCGGCGGTGGTGCAGGAGCGGCTGGTCCGCCAATTAGTCTTACACCTGGCATGAAGCCATTGACATCGACACCGCCGTCGGTGACAGCATCGCCACCACATCCGCCCTCAACGCCCAGTCCCACATTGAATCCGGGCAGTCCACCCGGAAGATCGGTGGATAGTTGTTCGCAGGCTCAGTCCGATGATGAGGATCAGATACAAGTGTAA